A genomic segment from Mycoplasma sp. 1018B encodes:
- a CDS encoding MGA_1079 family surface serine endopeptidase — protein MKKKIKTFLAPILINLSWLFFITSCLNTSNNSDDLAIFDNLEVEFDYLNKENVELKDLDKNQIKLNSKDKSIYLTNLKIISLDTTLGQVIFNYQLIKKDNAKELYSKEYTYTLTGFKINNDDKLNIELPEIVFDYSNKENTFIENATIDNIIYDIAKKDNYLYKIANLKIKNKDFFKNAIEIEYLIQIYNQENNLIYTSDILTSTIKDFLTINNFDKQITERKNYLNNLVIEFDYPNKNNVKLDQINKDQITNNLIEDNIQITNLEIINKNENEAQITIEYYLKTRLNNQEIISSKKIVQIKDFWNENKAKSNLEKQINDLSNLVQISSKNYQLLPSQIQKSDLFWSNYQDNYSAELIIEEIKAFNDLTGELTIAYKLKSQLDSKRIIFSDLKTKTFNNFNSLTNLKNQKEQFLNQLIDDSKNNKYFVTNKNLLNTKASQISKNDLFFTMDYQDDNIKTQIKKLTFDDNLGQLNITYELVYQDPLFSINSKETTFILNNFLTNDQSNKQAIQKEQERLNNLNLVFNYNNQNNVYALDTQVSELIYNNLTSAKVINLEIITKNNELGQIIIKYRLQSNKKEFSNLISNEKTFILNNFKKGLLLEQLIKNKIEELNQISVPFDYPNKNNTSVENVQLEQITYQVNDNFKIQNLHNLQIDKENDTISFNYEIVIDNFYNQVIKSQIKVGQISNFHNEIKTQIIDELTTYLANYDLKLNQALIDNYNLKLYSTTINENNAFLYLNLKNDNDIDLKISNLDIDLNKLNTLKLNLVATKDNVSLKKEFTLDFTNDLNERLNQIQINNVNDLYNVDVTMLNYLHGKNLVNNLEIVKKAFSKKNNKINDVFDFEIDWNNVKTKIENKQIKWYFNINIYQNNHLLKKIENLTLEASNNILWTYFAKENDFTYDYQSDFQNYLLNQNKSTVENYLINAFKKMQNNDSQFANLTWENLKENNNINQKIWKNLLHNAFNFAKDWTLENLINFDNNLIFKKVDNNNFFFLANIKNNKTNQEKIYPLVINDIFIQNDNLALSQLLSWIKNDDYANIWINSYLKTDKLGHEYYYAKDIYDQLNDLYQLPKAKEYSLKILDSQHTDKLHNNSNLYNENDGTAIIQIGLFKNDIYTNIKTKNHFTLRFFKTYDYEYHLPKERWFNDSDFENSNYVEPHAYIKGLVDKLNSRNFNYNFVQGIYSPKDASLQWTRRTVDAQLIIQQQAFKQLHDLLVLTEDNSKKINKKAIYNNTDSLNNVKVDELTKAYFIYYYDVESTEKDSLSFKIGLIKKDDPKVRYHTKNKIKLVNLKNDYQLDAYPSALLNSLTLDDLEINQEQVAKITFGQFLRMVRENKVDKSLFKIKSKYYHNFTFDNWENVQIDKVQFVLINRQYRLFFNLKYKNFDQALRTSDIIGETWYEIDGFKNFSTWEYNDANFKSMFDKLSVSEDMKKVFLANGKILRQRKINANTKDLIFEIDNNQEKVNWIFKKTYYEPLLINQKVENAKLLFHFYTNLLYLDNNHTTRIVSFAKGLNVELDWNELQTNGFIKQIHKTDLVNNEQAEFEITFTLKDDGIHFEYRLINNENKQYKIVGDNFAQRTFAFEANKITNKFDKNQAVYFNTNLGASITIQYQSDIANETFSQYQSNLFDYQNMSTTLTNTPFYLYNPAYNHGELFKYNPNETLSYKWHEGYKLALDYMHLSYNDERIKKHNQRAIGFRNGSALLVSKLSDDINDARFVFLTNNHVTHNNNTNEDPTVSSYSENFKFTTANNYKEIKSGDYGGGIHVFNSVSNAKGLVFWTGVKQYDNQGILKETLGVDLTAFTIDLNDAIKKAKSIGRLSVASEFEQMKKLKDLNFASNNKDNIFYFLNIMQEVNKNFKEDNATRWINKPIISTNRFATGFPRLLQTGYIVNRNTISDNKEIFGRSSTYYAYTPVLFRGGTSGTGIVDEKNNYILNLNSAEFYNIAVGFVNYSKLFNNQTKEWQEFNFFGFANSIEELSTLKNKNSLAANLIKLNTYDPSIALPKWMFKKHKLNQ, from the coding sequence ATGAAAAAAAAGATAAAAACATTCTTAGCTCCAATATTAATAAATTTATCTTGACTTTTTTTTATTACTAGTTGTTTAAATACAAGTAATAATAGTGATGATTTAGCAATTTTTGATAATCTTGAAGTAGAATTTGATTATTTGAATAAAGAAAATGTTGAATTAAAAGATCTAGATAAGAATCAAATCAAATTAAATTCTAAAGATAAAAGTATTTATTTAACTAATTTAAAAATTATTAGCTTAGACACAACTTTAGGTCAAGTAATTTTTAATTATCAACTGATTAAAAAAGACAATGCTAAAGAACTTTATAGTAAAGAATATACTTATACATTAACAGGTTTTAAAATTAATAATGATGATAAATTAAATATTGAATTACCAGAAATTGTATTTGATTATTCAAATAAAGAAAATACTTTTATTGAAAATGCTACTATAGATAATATTATTTATGATATTGCGAAAAAAGATAATTATCTTTATAAAATTGCTAATTTAAAAATTAAAAATAAAGATTTTTTTAAAAATGCTATAGAAATAGAGTATTTAATTCAAATATATAATCAAGAAAATAACCTTATTTACACAAGTGACATTTTAACTTCTACTATTAAAGATTTTTTAACAATAAATAATTTTGACAAACAAATTACCGAAAGAAAAAATTATTTAAATAATTTAGTAATTGAATTTGATTATCCAAATAAAAATAATGTTAAATTAGATCAAATTAATAAAGATCAAATAACTAATAATTTAATAGAAGACAATATTCAAATTACTAATTTAGAAATAATAAATAAAAATGAAAACGAAGCTCAAATTACAATAGAATATTATTTAAAAACAAGATTAAATAATCAAGAAATAATATCATCTAAAAAAATTGTTCAAATAAAAGATTTTTGAAATGAAAATAAAGCAAAAAGTAATTTAGAAAAGCAAATAAATGATCTTAGTAATTTAGTGCAAATTTCTTCAAAAAATTATCAATTATTACCATCACAAATTCAAAAAAGTGATTTATTTTGAAGTAATTACCAAGATAATTATTCAGCAGAATTAATAATTGAAGAAATTAAAGCATTTAATGATTTAACAGGTGAATTAACAATCGCATATAAATTAAAATCTCAATTAGATTCAAAACGAATAATTTTTTCTGATTTAAAAACCAAAACATTTAATAACTTTAATTCATTAACAAATTTAAAAAATCAAAAAGAGCAATTTTTAAATCAACTTATAGATGATTCAAAAAATAATAAATATTTTGTTACGAATAAAAATTTACTTAATACTAAAGCTTCACAAATTAGCAAAAATGATTTGTTTTTTACAATGGATTATCAAGATGATAATATAAAAACACAAATAAAAAAATTGACATTTGATGATAATTTGGGTCAATTAAATATTACTTATGAACTTGTATATCAAGATCCATTATTTAGTATTAATTCTAAAGAAACAACTTTTATTTTAAATAATTTTCTTACAAATGATCAATCAAATAAACAAGCCATTCAAAAAGAACAAGAACGATTAAATAATCTTAATTTAGTTTTTAATTATAATAATCAAAATAATGTTTATGCTTTAGATACTCAAGTTTCAGAATTAATTTATAACAATTTAACAAGTGCTAAAGTAATAAACTTAGAAATAATTACTAAAAATAATGAATTAGGTCAAATTATTATTAAATATAGATTGCAAAGCAATAAAAAAGAATTTAGTAACTTAATAAGTAACGAAAAAACTTTTATTTTAAACAATTTTAAAAAAGGTTTATTGTTAGAACAATTAATAAAAAACAAAATTGAAGAATTAAATCAAATAAGTGTTCCTTTTGATTATCCTAATAAAAATAATACAAGTGTAGAAAATGTTCAATTAGAACAAATTACTTATCAAGTTAATGATAATTTTAAAATACAAAATTTACATAATTTACAAATTGATAAAGAAAATGATACTATTAGTTTTAATTATGAGATAGTAATTGATAATTTTTACAATCAAGTTATTAAAAGTCAAATTAAAGTTGGACAAATTAGTAATTTTCACAATGAAATTAAAACTCAAATAATCGATGAATTAACTACTTATTTAGCTAATTATGATTTAAAGTTAAATCAAGCTTTAATTGATAATTATAATTTAAAACTATATTCAACAACCATTAATGAAAATAATGCTTTTTTATATTTGAATTTAAAAAATGATAATGATATTGATTTAAAAATATCTAATTTAGATATTGATCTTAATAAATTAAATACTTTAAAGTTAAATTTAGTTGCTACTAAAGATAATGTTAGTTTAAAAAAAGAATTTACTTTGGATTTTACTAATGATTTAAATGAACGTTTAAATCAAATTCAAATAAATAATGTTAATGATTTATATAATGTTGATGTGACTATGTTGAATTATTTACATGGTAAAAATTTAGTAAATAATCTTGAAATAGTTAAAAAAGCTTTTAGTAAGAAAAATAATAAAATTAATGATGTTTTTGATTTTGAAATTGATTGAAATAACGTTAAAACTAAAATAGAGAATAAGCAAATAAAATGATATTTTAATATTAATATTTATCAAAATAATCATTTGTTGAAAAAAATTGAAAATTTAACTTTAGAAGCAAGTAACAATATTTTATGAACTTATTTTGCAAAAGAGAATGATTTTACTTATGATTATCAAAGTGATTTTCAAAATTATCTTTTAAATCAAAATAAATCAACAGTAGAAAACTATTTAATTAACGCTTTTAAAAAAATGCAAAATAATGATTCACAATTTGCTAATCTTACTTGAGAAAATTTAAAAGAAAACAATAATATTAATCAAAAGATTTGAAAAAATCTTTTGCATAATGCTTTTAATTTTGCAAAAGATTGAACGCTTGAAAATTTAATTAATTTCGATAATAATTTAATCTTTAAAAAAGTTGATAATAATAATTTTTTCTTTTTAGCTAATATAAAAAATAATAAAACTAATCAAGAAAAAATTTATCCGCTTGTAATTAATGATATTTTCATTCAAAATGATAATTTGGCTTTAAGTCAATTGTTAAGTTGAATTAAGAATGATGATTATGCAAACATTTGAATTAATAGTTATTTAAAAACTGATAAATTAGGTCATGAATATTATTATGCAAAGGATATTTATGATCAATTAAATGATTTATATCAATTACCTAAAGCAAAAGAATATAGTTTAAAAATATTAGATTCGCAACATACAGATAAATTGCATAATAATTCTAATTTATATAATGAAAATGATGGCACAGCCATTATTCAAATTGGCTTATTTAAAAATGATATTTACACAAATATAAAAACTAAAAACCATTTTACCTTAAGGTTTTTTAAAACTTATGATTATGAATATCATTTACCTAAAGAACGTTGATTTAATGATAGTGATTTTGAAAATAGTAATTATGTTGAACCGCATGCATATATAAAAGGTTTGGTAGATAAATTAAATAGTCGTAATTTTAATTATAATTTTGTCCAAGGTATTTATAGCCCTAAAGATGCTAGTTTACAATGAACAAGAAGAACTGTTGATGCACAATTAATAATCCAACAACAAGCTTTTAAACAATTACATGATTTGTTAGTATTAACTGAAGACAATAGTAAAAAAATTAATAAAAAAGCTATTTACAATAATACTGATAGTTTAAATAATGTAAAAGTTGATGAATTAACCAAGGCTTATTTTATTTATTATTATGATGTAGAAAGTACAGAAAAAGATAGTTTGAGTTTTAAAATTGGTCTAATTAAAAAAGATGATCCTAAAGTAAGATATCATACTAAAAATAAAATTAAATTAGTTAATTTAAAAAATGATTATCAACTTGATGCTTATCCAAGTGCTTTATTAAATAGTTTAACTTTAGATGATTTAGAAATTAATCAAGAACAAGTAGCTAAAATTACTTTTGGACAATTTTTACGAATGGTAAGAGAAAATAAAGTGGATAAATCTTTATTTAAAATCAAAAGTAAATATTATCATAATTTTACTTTTGATAATTGAGAAAATGTTCAAATTGATAAAGTGCAATTTGTTTTAATCAATCGTCAATATCGTTTGTTTTTTAATTTAAAATATAAAAATTTTGATCAAGCTTTAAGAACAAGTGACATTATCGGTGAAACTTGATACGAAATTGATGGTTTTAAAAATTTTTCCACTTGAGAATATAATGATGCTAATTTTAAATCAATGTTTGATAAATTAAGTGTTAGCGAAGATATGAAAAAGGTCTTTTTAGCTAATGGCAAAATTTTAAGACAAAGAAAGATCAATGCTAATACCAAAGATTTAATTTTTGAAATTGATAATAATCAAGAAAAAGTTAATTGAATTTTTAAAAAAACTTATTATGAACCTTTATTAATTAATCAAAAAGTTGAAAATGCCAAATTATTATTTCATTTTTATACTAATTTACTTTATTTAGATAATAATCACACAACTAGAATTGTATCTTTTGCTAAAGGCTTAAATGTGGAATTAGATTGAAATGAATTACAAACTAATGGCTTTATTAAACAAATTCACAAAACAGATTTAGTTAATAATGAACAAGCAGAATTTGAAATTACTTTTACTTTAAAAGATGATGGTATTCATTTTGAATATCGATTAATCAACAATGAAAATAAACAATATAAAATAGTTGGTGATAATTTTGCGCAAAGAACTTTTGCTTTTGAAGCTAATAAAATAACTAATAAATTTGATAAAAATCAGGCTGTATATTTTAATACTAATTTAGGAGCTTCAATAACCATACAATATCAAAGCGATATTGCAAATGAAACTTTTAGTCAATATCAAAGTAATCTTTTTGATTATCAAAATATGAGTACAACTCTTACTAATACTCCTTTTTATTTATATAATCCAGCATATAATCATGGTGAATTATTTAAATATAATCCAAATGAAACTTTAAGTTATAAATGACATGAAGGATACAAATTAGCTTTAGATTATATGCATTTATCTTATAATGATGAACGTATTAAAAAACATAATCAAAGAGCAATAGGTTTTAGAAATGGTAGTGCGCTTTTAGTTTCTAAATTAAGTGATGATATTAATGATGCGCGTTTTGTCTTTTTAACAAATAATCACGTTACACACAATAATAATACTAATGAAGACCCTACAGTTTCTAGTTACAGTGAAAATTTTAAATTTACAACAGCTAATAATTATAAAGAAATTAAATCGGGCGATTATGGAGGCGGTATTCATGTTTTCAATTCTGTTTCTAATGCTAAAGGATTAGTATTTTGAACAGGAGTAAAACAATATGATAATCAAGGAATTTTAAAAGAAACTCTTGGTGTTGATTTAACTGCTTTTACTATTGATTTAAATGATGCTATTAAAAAAGCTAAAAGTATTGGTCGTTTAAGCGTTGCAAGTGAATTTGAGCAAATGAAAAAATTAAAAGATCTCAATTTTGCTTCTAATAATAAAGATAATATTTTCTATTTTTTAAATATAATGCAAGAAGTAAATAAAAACTTCAAAGAAGATAATGCTACTAGATGAATAAATAAACCTATTATTTCTACTAATCGTTTTGCTACTGGTTTTCCGCGTTTATTACAAACAGGTTATATAGTTAATCGTAATACTATTAGCGATAATAAAGAAATTTTTGGTCGCAGTAGTACTTATTATGCTTATACTCCAGTTTTATTTAGAGGCGGCACTAGTGGTACGGGAATAGTTGATGAAAAAAATAATTACATTTTAAATCTTAATTCAGCTGAATTTTATAATATAGCTGTAGGATTTGTTAATTATTCAAAATTATTCAATAATCAAACAAAAGAATGACAAGAATTTAATTTCTTTGGTTTTGCTAATAGCATAGAAGAATTGAGTACTTTAAAAAATAAAAATTCTTTAGCAGCTAATTTAATTAAATTAAATACTTATGATCCTTCAATTGCTTTACCAAAATGAATGTTTAAAAAACATAAATTAAACCAGTAA